A portion of the Bacillus thuringiensis genome contains these proteins:
- a CDS encoding VOC family protein: MIQNIYETHLHVRNLEKAINFYQNKLGLTLARKLSKRRVAFFWVGENKQQMLGLWEVNNIEDFEPRHFAFGVNLESLMTSKAWLEERGIEVIGSQGKGNQEPIVQRWMPAASVYFLDCDGNKLEFISMLHENPDELEYASYLSVWNTEHQEK, encoded by the coding sequence ATAATACAGAACATATACGAAACTCATTTACATGTAAGAAATTTAGAAAAGGCAATAAATTTCTATCAAAACAAGCTAGGATTAACATTAGCAAGAAAACTCTCCAAAAGAAGAGTGGCTTTCTTTTGGGTCGGAGAAAATAAACAACAAATGCTTGGACTATGGGAAGTAAATAATATCGAAGACTTTGAGCCGAGACATTTTGCTTTTGGTGTAAATTTAGAGTCTTTAATGACTTCTAAAGCGTGGTTAGAGGAACGTGGAATAGAAGTGATAGGAAGTCAAGGAAAAGGAAATCAAGAGCCAATTGTCCAAAGGTGGATGCCCGCTGCAAGTGTATACTTTCTAGATTGTGATGGAAATAAATTAGAATTCATTTCTATGTTACATGAGAATCCAGATGAATTAGAATATGCATCCTATTTAAGTGTATGGAATACGGAACACCAAGAAAAATGA
- a CDS encoding acetyl-CoA carboxylase carboxyltransferase subunit alpha, whose protein sequence is MSLHFERPIIELKEKFDELKKIMKENNVDLSSEIHELEKRLNKMQDKIYSNITPFQRVQIARLRNRPTTLDYIPLLFTNFLELHGDRLYGDDKAMIGGIAKFKGMPVTVIGHQRGRNTKESIERNFGMAHPEGYRKALRLMKQADKFNRPIITFIDTIGAYPGIGSEERGISEAIARNLFEMTTLKVPIVCIVIGEASSGGALGISVGNHIHMLEYSWYSVISPEGAASILWKDAKYAPEAAEHMKISAKDLKHLGIIDEIIPEIKGGAQNDIQLQAKMIESVIESSLKKLILLSSEELIQQRYEKYRQIENYK, encoded by the coding sequence ATGAGTTTGCATTTTGAACGTCCTATTATTGAATTAAAAGAGAAATTTGATGAATTAAAGAAAATTATGAAAGAAAATAATGTAGATTTATCGTCAGAAATTCATGAATTAGAAAAACGTTTAAATAAAATGCAAGATAAAATTTATTCTAATATTACACCTTTTCAACGAGTTCAAATTGCAAGGCTACGTAATCGACCCACGACATTGGACTATATACCTTTATTGTTTACAAACTTTCTCGAACTTCATGGTGATCGATTATATGGTGATGATAAAGCAATGATAGGTGGTATTGCAAAATTTAAAGGAATGCCCGTTACGGTTATTGGTCATCAAAGAGGTAGAAATACAAAGGAAAGTATAGAAAGAAATTTTGGAATGGCACATCCAGAAGGTTATAGAAAAGCGCTAAGACTTATGAAACAAGCTGATAAATTTAATCGCCCTATTATTACATTTATTGATACAATAGGCGCCTATCCAGGGATAGGGTCTGAAGAACGTGGAATTTCTGAAGCGATAGCTCGAAATCTATTTGAAATGACTACACTTAAAGTGCCAATTGTTTGTATTGTAATTGGAGAGGCATCAAGTGGTGGAGCTCTTGGCATTAGTGTCGGTAACCATATCCATATGTTAGAGTATTCATGGTACTCGGTAATTTCGCCCGAAGGAGCAGCATCTATCCTATGGAAGGACGCTAAGTATGCTCCAGAAGCTGCTGAACATATGAAAATTTCAGCAAAAGATTTAAAACATTTAGGAATTATTGATGAAATCATTCCTGAAATTAAAGGTGGAGCACAAAATGATATACAATTACAGGCAAAAATGATTGAATCTGTAATCGAATCATCTCTAAAAAAATTGATACTATTATCCTCGGAAGAGCTTATACAACAGCGATATGAAAAGTATAGACAAATAGAGAATTATAAATGA
- a CDS encoding MarR family winged helix-turn-helix transcriptional regulator — MKREDALKLRKDIKKMIIITGVFESQNLPNGPFEKPLPTSQMMALEELEVEKLTVWQLSNKLRLETSTVSRLVDKLVKKGLIYREVNEKNRRELFLHLTEKGHITVNCLREQSITFYQSILNNLSESEQKIVVDGFELFIDSISKPFD; from the coding sequence TTGAAAAGAGAAGATGCCTTAAAACTAAGAAAAGATATCAAGAAAATGATTATAATAACCGGGGTTTTTGAATCTCAAAATTTGCCCAATGGACCATTTGAAAAACCTTTACCAACTTCTCAAATGATGGCGTTAGAAGAACTAGAGGTGGAAAAATTAACTGTTTGGCAACTATCCAATAAACTTAGATTAGAGACTTCAACTGTAAGTAGATTGGTAGATAAGTTAGTAAAAAAGGGGCTTATTTATCGTGAAGTAAATGAAAAAAATAGAAGAGAACTTTTTCTGCACCTCACAGAAAAAGGTCACATAACTGTTAATTGCTTAAGAGAGCAATCCATTACATTTTATCAAAGTATTCTCAATAATTTATCAGAATCAGAACAAAAAATAGTTGTGGATGGTTTTGAATTATTTATTGATTCTATTTCTAAGCCTTTTGATTAG